The DNA window CACAAATCCCACCGTCGTCCCCCCGCTCACCAGCTCCGTGCGCGGAGCCGAGCGCCTGCGGCGTTTCCTCCCCGAGCTCACCCAAGACGCTCTGTCGCTCGTAGGTGCGGACGGTGCCGTCCGGGAGGGCCCGCCTGCCGAATTTCCCAGCCACCGGCCGCCGGCGGAGAGCGGCAGCCCGGCGGCGAAGGGCAGCGTCCCGCAAGGCACGGAGACGGGAGGTGCGTTCGTGCGGGGCCGCGCTGGTGGGGGCTTTGCCGTCTTTCTCTTTGCTAGCTGGGAGGCTGTAGCAAAGGCAACGGATGAACGCTTAATTTTTATTAGCGGGGGTTTTGCCGTGACGACGTGGCCTCCTGGGATTCGGGGAGCCCACGGGAGCAGTTTTCCATGGAGCAGAGCTCAGATAGAGGGGCAAACGCTGCTCCATCCGTGCCAGAGCTCCAGGCTCCGGACTGTAGGGATAATAAAGTGCCGCATAACCAAACTGACCCTGAGCCGAGCTCTCGGCATGTACGCGACACCTGTATTGTGTGATGTGGATATAATCCCCATCACCTTAAACCCGGGCTTAGAATTAGGAAATACAGATGGGTTTTGTGTCTCTGGTGCTGCCCCTGATTTTTAGCATCCCCATTTTCTAACCGTCTGCAGAAATGGAGttggaagggaaggaggaagacgGGGAGACGAcggcggaggaagaggaggaagctaAAATCCCCGAGGAAGAGCAGCCCAGGTTAGAAAACGGCGAAAATGCTGAGGATAATGAATCGGGGAGCACGGACTCCGGGCAGGAGAATTCGGGCGAAACCCGGCTGCTGCGTTCGGGTACTTACAGCGACCGGACCGAGTCGAAAGCCTACGGCTCCGTCACGCACAAGTGCGAGGTGAGGCCGGCCGCGGCTTCGAGCGGGGCCTGCGGCGCCGggggaggcatttctggacccatTTGTGTGCGTTTTTCTCTCCGCCTGTAGGACTGTGGGAAGGAATTCACGCACACCGGGAACTTTAAGCGGCACATCCGCATTCACACCGGAGAGAagcccttttcctgcagggaGTGTAACAAGGCCTTCTCTGACCCGGCTGCGTGCAAAGCCCACGAGAAGACGCACAGGTATGGCACGCCGGGGACGAAAAGGCACAGCCGGGCTGGGCTGGATTGATGAAAGGTTGGTGACAATGGCGGTAGCTGCCTGAGGGCTTAATGGTTTGAGCAAGAGGTCAGTGAGTGAGTGAACTGCTCTGTGCCTCTTGGATTGATCCGCATGGGTCAGCAAGATGCTCTTCTGCAGGTATAGTGAGCTCTGTTGTAGGGTTAGGCCTTAGAGAGACTTGGGGCAGCTAATTTGGATAGCCCCAGCCGCAGAAAGACTCCATCGGGGTCTGAAAAATGTGTGGCCTTCGCTGCGAAAGATCAAACCCTTGCGAAATATGTCCTATGTGCCGGAGCGGAGGGAGCCTGCGAGATGACGGCGCTGTTCCTGGTCTTTCTGCTCTTGTGTTTGTCTGTGTCCTTTTTTGTGGCACTTCAGGACATCCCCTGGGGTCCAAAAACATCTGCCTGGGGCCGGTGTTAGGGCTGGAATAGGGGTGGTGAGAGGTCAGCGGCGGGGAGGAGAGCTTGGCGTGCCGGTTCCCCCCCAGACCCCGCGGAAGAGCATCCCCCCGCGGCGTCCCCCCCCTTTGCTTGACCGCCCCGTCTCGTCCGCAGCCCGCTGAAGCCCTACGGCTGCGAGGAGTGCGGCAAGAGCTACCGCCTCATCAGCCTGCTGAACCTCCACAAGAAGCGGCACACGGGGGAGGCCAAGTACCGCTGCGACGACTGCGGCAAGCTCTTCACCACCTCCGGCAACCTCAAGCGGCACCAGCTGGTGCACAGCGGCGAGAAGCCGTACCAGTGCGACTACTGCGGGCGCTCCTTCTCCGACCCCACCTCCAAAATGCGGCACCTGGAGACCCACGACACCGACAAGGAGCACAAGTGCCCCCACTGCGACAAGAAGTTCAACCAGGTGAGGCGGGAGGCGCGGAGAAGCCGCATCCGTCGCGGTTTGCCGtgccccgggcggcggggaggagatGATTCCCCTCTCCCCTGGCCTTCCGGAGGGAGGTGGGGACGGCGTGGAGCTCTCTGCATCCCTCTTTTTGCCTCCAGATGGGCAACTTGAAGGCGCACTTGAAGATTCACATCGCGGACGGGCCCCTCAAGTGCCGGGAGTGCGGCAAGCAGTTCACCACTTCAGGTAGCGCGGGGTTGGTAGGCCGGGAGGTCCGAGCGGGATCCCGCGGCGTCTTGAGCGAGAGGAAGGATTTAGGCCGCGGCAAGTGAGGGCGTAAAGCTTTAGCCGAGCCCGGGCGCAGCAAACGCGGCGCTAATGTCTTCCCCTTGTTTTTGGTTGGTTTAAAAacctccgcggggccgggccggcgtcCTGCCATGGGATCGCTCCCCGACGGAGCGCTCGGAAGGAGGTGTCGATGCCGCTTTTGGGGATGGAGACGTCTCCTCCCGTCTCCCCAAGCGGCCGCAAAGGCGGAGGAAGAGACTTGGTCTTTTAAAGCCCCGCTGGGGGTTGACGCTGCAGCGGCGAGATCTCCCCCTCGCTTCGGCTTTCCCCGCTGCCGCGACGCTCGCGCTAGTGCCCGGCCTCGAGGACGGGGTGACGCTCGCCGGACGCCaagggccgcggcccggcccggcgcggggagccctAGGTTAGAGACGGGGTTTTCTCCGCGGGCGCCTCGCTGAGATGCGGCCGCTCGCAGGCAACCTGAAGCGACACCTGCGGATCCACAGCGGGGAGAAGCCCTACGTGTGCGTTCACTGCCAGCGGCAGTTCGCCGACCCCGGGGCGCTGCAGCGGCACGTCCGCATCCACACGGGTAAGGACGCCGGCCCGGCTGCGTTGGAAGGGGCGCGAGGGGCTCGGGGtgctcccggccccggggcagggtCGGGACACCAGGCTGAGCCGCTGCCACCGTGTCCCCAGGAGAGAAGCCGTGCCAGTGCCTGATCTGCGGGAAGGCCTTCACCCAGGCGAGCTCCCTCATCGCCCACGTGCGGCAGCACACGGGCGAGAAGCCGTACGTGTGCGAGCGCTGCGGTAAGAGGTGAGCGTCTCCCCTCACCCGGCTTGGGTGGGAGGTGGACGGAGGCACTCGGGGTGCTGTCGGGTGCCGCGGCGGCTCCTCCGCTCTGTTTTATCCCCCCCGGGCGCGGGAGGGTCCCATtggggcgccgggcgccgcggttTAGCCCACCGTCTCGCCGCCCCGCCAGGTTCGTGCAGTCGAGCCAGCTGGCCAACCACATCCGCCACCACGACAACATCCGGCCCCACAAGTGCACCGTCTGCAACAAGGCCTTCGTCAACGTGGGCGACCTCTCCAAGCACATCATCATCCACACCGGTGGGTGCGGAGTGGGGGACGAAGCCGGGACgggccccagctgcccccctgtcCCGTCACCTCCCCTAACcgtcccccttttttccccccgctCCAGGGGAGAAGCCGTTCCTGTGCGACAAGTGCGGCCGCGGCTTCAACCGCGTGGACAACCTGCGCTCCCACGTGAAGACGGTGCACCAGGGCAAGGCGGGCATCAAGATCCTGGAGCCGGAGGAAGGCGACGAGGTCAACATCGTCACGGTGGCCTCGGACGACATGGTGACGCTGGCCACCGAGGCGCTGGCTGCTACCGCTGTCACGCAGCTCACGGGTGAGCGCCCGGGTCCCTTGCCCTGCTCTTCCTGGGAGCCATCCCGAAATCCAGCCCAGAGGCCTGGTGGGCCTTGTCGGGGGCTGTGGGACCCTTTGCCTTGGTCCATTCCCTGGCTCAAGGCAGGGAAAAGGTTACGGCCTGGCTGGAGCCTGCTCCCAAAGTGCGATGGGCCAGCTCCTGTCCCACCCCATGTCCTGGTCTCATCTCCAACCCCTGCAAGGTTCTCCCCCATGGTCTCCCCCAGCTCCTCTACCTcacctttcccttctcttcccactCCACAGTGGTGCCTGTGGCGGCCGCGGTGACGGCGGATGAGACTGAAGCACTTAAAGCGGAGATAACCAAGGCGGTGAAGCAGGTGCAAGAAGCAGGTGAGATAGGGGCCGGGCTCATGGCGACGGAGCCGGAGCCCTGCGCGAGGCAGGGAAAGAGGTCCCACGGCGTCTCCTCTCCTTTGCAGACCCCAACACGCAGATCCTCTACGCCTGCGACTCGTGCGGGGAGAAATTCCTGGACGCCAACAGCCTGGCCCAGCACGTCCGCATCCACACGGCCCAGGCCCTCGTCATGTTCCAGGCCGACACGGACTTTTACCAGCAATACGGCGCCGCCACGACCTGGCAAGCGGAGCAGGTGATCCAGTCGGGAGAGCTGCTCTTCCGAGCCCGCGACGGTGCCGCCGAGGTGCCGGCGCCGCTGGCCGAGGCGCCGCCGGCCGAGGCGCCGGCCGAGTGACCCGCGGGTCCCCCCTCTTCCTCTGCGCCCTCCGCCGGCCGGGGAGCCGCCTGGCCCTCCCTCTGCTTTGCCACCCGGTTTATTTAAAGACAGCTCCTTGGAATGATGTAAAAAGTGTATTTCTgtaatgagagagagagagagagagaaaagactaAAAATCCGCTCTAAAGTTGTGTAATATCTAgatgaaataaattgcattattttctaAAGCTTATTTAAAACCTACCGCTGCCCCGCTGCCCTCTCTGTtgctcagcagctccctgcttcGAGTGCAGGGTCGTGGGTGGGAATGGGCTCTGCTCCACCTGTCCTTTAAGTGAAAATTTGGGGCAAATTGGTGGAGCATTTGCTGCAGGACCCCGGTGGTCCCCTGCACCCCGCCGGGCACCCAGCACCCGCCTGGGTCCTCGCTgcatggggaggaagaggatgggagGACTTGGAAGTAAGTGGGCACCAGGGCTGGGCACAAAAACGGACACACGGACGGATAGGTGGACAGCTGGACGCACAGCCGGCTGTACCGCCAGCCACACAGGCAGCTGGGTGTACAGCTA is part of the Dromaius novaehollandiae isolate bDroNov1 chromosome 24, bDroNov1.hap1, whole genome shotgun sequence genome and encodes:
- the ZBTB17 gene encoding zinc finger and BTB domain-containing protein 17 isoform X2, whose amino-acid sequence is MAAPFVWSVSRPVMSLLLVEISSLRKDSARPAGIGSEFWLCSNRRPKCAELITRNLETRNDRVCWAPEESQGDVQDPLVQPCARKNAMDFPQHSKQVLEQLNQQRQLGLLCDCTFVVDGIDFKAHKAVLAACSEYFRMLFVDQKDVVHLDISNAAGLGQVLEFMYTAKLSLNPDNVEDVLAVAGFLQMQEIVSACNALKSLAAPAESAAQSREAPAEIGAEKAAVEDKTAAAEGPGDCDKAKQVPPEQQGKEETLAATTAQPREQTEQPESKEMAAEGADGAVREGPPAEFPSHRPPAESGSPAAKGSVPQGTETGEMELEGKEEDGETTAEEEEEAKIPEEEQPRLENGENAEDNESGSTDSGQENSGETRLLRSGTYSDRTESKAYGSVTHKCEDCGKEFTHTGNFKRHIRIHTGEKPFSCRECNKAFSDPAACKAHEKTHSPLKPYGCEECGKSYRLISLLNLHKKRHTGEAKYRCDDCGKLFTTSGNLKRHQLVHSGEKPYQCDYCGRSFSDPTSKMRHLETHDTDKEHKCPHCDKKFNQMGNLKAHLKIHIADGPLKCRECGKQFTTSGNLKRHLRIHSGEKPYVCVHCQRQFADPGALQRHVRIHTGEKPCQCLICGKAFTQASSLIAHVRQHTGEKPYVCERCGKRFVQSSQLANHIRHHDNIRPHKCTVCNKAFVNVGDLSKHIIIHTGEKPFLCDKCGRGFNRVDNLRSHVKTVHQGKAGIKILEPEEGDEVNIVTVASDDMVTLATEALAATAVTQLTVVPVAAAVTADETEALKAEITKAVKQVQEADPNTQILYACDSCGEKFLDANSLAQHVRIHTAQALVMFQADTDFYQQYGAATTWQAEQVIQSGELLFRARDGAAEVPAPLAEAPPAEAPAE
- the ZBTB17 gene encoding zinc finger and BTB domain-containing protein 17 isoform X4, with the translated sequence MRGAAAVGGGGRRRFRPAPRWRRPLSGPCHGERRGRRCEAAAGPGMAAMDFPQHSKQVLEQLNQQRQLGLLCDCTFVVDGIDFKAHKAVLAACSEYFRMLFVDQKDVVHLDISNAAGLGQVLEFMYTAKLSLNPDNVEDVLAVAGFLQMQEIVSACNALKSLAAPAESAAQSREAPAEIGAEKAAVEDKTAAAEGPGDCDKAKQVPPEQQGKEETLAATTAQPREQTEQPESKEMAAEGADGAVREGPPAEFPSHRPPAESGSPAAKGSVPQGTETGEMELEGKEEDGETTAEEEEEAKIPEEEQPRLENGENAEDNESGSTDSGQENSGETRLLRSGTYSDRTESKAYGSVTHKCEDCGKEFTHTGNFKRHIRIHTGEKPFSCRECNKAFSDPAACKAHEKTHSPLKPYGCEECGKSYRLISLLNLHKKRHTGEAKYRCDDCGKLFTTSGNLKRHQLVHSGEKPYQCDYCGRSFSDPTSKMRHLETHDTDKEHKCPHCDKKFNQMGNLKAHLKIHIADGPLKCRECGKQFTTSGNLKRHLRIHSGEKPYVCVHCQRQFADPGALQRHVRIHTGEKPCQCLICGKAFTQASSLIAHVRQHTGEKPYVCERCGKRFVQSSQLANHIRHHDNIRPHKCTVCNKAFVNVGDLSKHIIIHTGEKPFLCDKCGRGFNRVDNLRSHVKTVHQGKAGIKILEPEEGDEVNIVTVASDDMVTLATEALAATAVTQLTVVPVAAAVTADETEALKAEITKAVKQVQEADPNTQILYACDSCGEKFLDANSLAQHVRIHTAQALVMFQADTDFYQQYGAATTWQAEQVIQSGELLFRARDGAAEVPAPLAEAPPAEAPAE
- the ZBTB17 gene encoding zinc finger and BTB domain-containing protein 17 isoform X5 → MRGAAAVGGGGRRRFRPAPRWRRPLSGPCHAMDFPQHSKQVLEQLNQQRQLGLLCDCTFVVDGIDFKAHKAVLAACSEYFRMLFVDQKDVVHLDISNAAGLGQVLEFMYTAKLSLNPDNVEDVLAVAGFLQMQEIVSACNALKSLAAPAESAAQSREAPAEIGAEKAAVEDKTAAAEGPGDCDKAKQVPPEQQGKEETLAATTAQPREQTEQPESKEMAAEGADGAVREGPPAEFPSHRPPAESGSPAAKGSVPQGTETGEMELEGKEEDGETTAEEEEEAKIPEEEQPRLENGENAEDNESGSTDSGQENSGETRLLRSGTYSDRTESKAYGSVTHKCEDCGKEFTHTGNFKRHIRIHTGEKPFSCRECNKAFSDPAACKAHEKTHSPLKPYGCEECGKSYRLISLLNLHKKRHTGEAKYRCDDCGKLFTTSGNLKRHQLVHSGEKPYQCDYCGRSFSDPTSKMRHLETHDTDKEHKCPHCDKKFNQMGNLKAHLKIHIADGPLKCRECGKQFTTSGNLKRHLRIHSGEKPYVCVHCQRQFADPGALQRHVRIHTGEKPCQCLICGKAFTQASSLIAHVRQHTGEKPYVCERCGKRFVQSSQLANHIRHHDNIRPHKCTVCNKAFVNVGDLSKHIIIHTGEKPFLCDKCGRGFNRVDNLRSHVKTVHQGKAGIKILEPEEGDEVNIVTVASDDMVTLATEALAATAVTQLTVVPVAAAVTADETEALKAEITKAVKQVQEADPNTQILYACDSCGEKFLDANSLAQHVRIHTAQALVMFQADTDFYQQYGAATTWQAEQVIQSGELLFRARDGAAEVPAPLAEAPPAEAPAE
- the ZBTB17 gene encoding zinc finger and BTB domain-containing protein 17 isoform X3 — encoded protein: MSLLLVEISSLRKDSARPAGIGSEFWLCSNRRPKCAELITRNLETRNDRVCWAPEESQGDVQDPLVQPCARKNAMDFPQHSKQVLEQLNQQRQLGLLCDCTFVVDGIDFKAHKAVLAACSEYFRMLFVDQKDVVHLDISNAAGLGQVLEFMYTAKLSLNPDNVEDVLAVAGFLQMQEIVSACNALKSLAAPAESAAQSREAPAEIGAEKAAVEDKTAAAEGPGDCDKAKQVPPEQQGKEETLAATTAQPREQTEQPESKEMAAEGADGAVREGPPAEFPSHRPPAESGSPAAKGSVPQGTETGEMELEGKEEDGETTAEEEEEAKIPEEEQPRLENGENAEDNESGSTDSGQENSGETRLLRSGTYSDRTESKAYGSVTHKCEDCGKEFTHTGNFKRHIRIHTGEKPFSCRECNKAFSDPAACKAHEKTHSPLKPYGCEECGKSYRLISLLNLHKKRHTGEAKYRCDDCGKLFTTSGNLKRHQLVHSGEKPYQCDYCGRSFSDPTSKMRHLETHDTDKEHKCPHCDKKFNQMGNLKAHLKIHIADGPLKCRECGKQFTTSGNLKRHLRIHSGEKPYVCVHCQRQFADPGALQRHVRIHTGEKPCQCLICGKAFTQASSLIAHVRQHTGEKPYVCERCGKRFVQSSQLANHIRHHDNIRPHKCTVCNKAFVNVGDLSKHIIIHTGEKPFLCDKCGRGFNRVDNLRSHVKTVHQGKAGIKILEPEEGDEVNIVTVASDDMVTLATEALAATAVTQLTVVPVAAAVTADETEALKAEITKAVKQVQEADPNTQILYACDSCGEKFLDANSLAQHVRIHTAQALVMFQADTDFYQQYGAATTWQAEQVIQSGELLFRARDGAAEVPAPLAEAPPAEAPAE
- the ZBTB17 gene encoding zinc finger and BTB domain-containing protein 17 isoform X1 → MQGFSQPASSVVQGRLSPVMSLLLVEISSLRKDSARPAGIGSEFWLCSNRRPKCAELITRNLETRNDRVCWAPEESQGDVQDPLVQPCARKNAMDFPQHSKQVLEQLNQQRQLGLLCDCTFVVDGIDFKAHKAVLAACSEYFRMLFVDQKDVVHLDISNAAGLGQVLEFMYTAKLSLNPDNVEDVLAVAGFLQMQEIVSACNALKSLAAPAESAAQSREAPAEIGAEKAAVEDKTAAAEGPGDCDKAKQVPPEQQGKEETLAATTAQPREQTEQPESKEMAAEGADGAVREGPPAEFPSHRPPAESGSPAAKGSVPQGTETGEMELEGKEEDGETTAEEEEEAKIPEEEQPRLENGENAEDNESGSTDSGQENSGETRLLRSGTYSDRTESKAYGSVTHKCEDCGKEFTHTGNFKRHIRIHTGEKPFSCRECNKAFSDPAACKAHEKTHSPLKPYGCEECGKSYRLISLLNLHKKRHTGEAKYRCDDCGKLFTTSGNLKRHQLVHSGEKPYQCDYCGRSFSDPTSKMRHLETHDTDKEHKCPHCDKKFNQMGNLKAHLKIHIADGPLKCRECGKQFTTSGNLKRHLRIHSGEKPYVCVHCQRQFADPGALQRHVRIHTGEKPCQCLICGKAFTQASSLIAHVRQHTGEKPYVCERCGKRFVQSSQLANHIRHHDNIRPHKCTVCNKAFVNVGDLSKHIIIHTGEKPFLCDKCGRGFNRVDNLRSHVKTVHQGKAGIKILEPEEGDEVNIVTVASDDMVTLATEALAATAVTQLTVVPVAAAVTADETEALKAEITKAVKQVQEADPNTQILYACDSCGEKFLDANSLAQHVRIHTAQALVMFQADTDFYQQYGAATTWQAEQVIQSGELLFRARDGAAEVPAPLAEAPPAEAPAE